One Triticum dicoccoides isolate Atlit2015 ecotype Zavitan chromosome 5B, WEW_v2.0, whole genome shotgun sequence genomic window carries:
- the LOC119304981 gene encoding 3beta-hydroxysteroid-dehydrogenase/decarboxylase-like isoform X2, translating into MDLPVDHRNACRRLCAVTGGRGFMARHLVMALLRSGDWRVRITDLGSDAALSPAEDDRLLEAALRDGRATYVPADVCKLEHLTKAFEGVDTVFHTAAPDHSNNNFQLHYKVNVQGTKNVIEACKECKVKKLIYTSSSGVVFDGVHGLFGVDESTPYPDKFPDAYTQTKAEAEKLVIKANKVNGLLTCCIRPGSIFGPGDMIVPILVSYGGIILIIGDGKNCDDFVYVENVVHGHICAEKTLSTKHGAKRSGGKAYFITNMEPVNMWDFFYMLLEELGYKSRFRLRIASYLLMPITHLVEWSYNNIFSLYGMRQPGALTSARIKYVTLNRTFNCNNASKHLGYRPIVSLKEGVNMTIEFYKKLRA; encoded by the exons ATGGATCTGCCGGTTGACCACCGGAATGCATGTCGTCGGTTGTGTGCCGTGACCGGCGGGCGGGGATTCATGGCCAGGCACCTGGTGATGGCGCTGCTCCGCTCCGGTGATTGGCGTGTTCGGATCACCGACTTGGGCTCCGACGCTGCCTTGTCACCGGCTGAAGATGATAGGCTTCTTGAAGCAGCCCTCCGCGACGGCCGCGCCACCTACGTCCCGGCTGACGTCTGCAAATTAGAGCATCTTACAAAAG CATTTGAAGGGGTAGATACCGTTTTCCATACTGCTGCGCCAGATCATAGCAACAACAACTTCCAACTTCATTACAAGGTCAACGTCCAGG GGACAAAGAATGTCATCGAGGCTTGTAAGGAATGCAAGGTTAAAAAGCTCATATACACAAGTTCCAGTGGAGTTGTATTCGACGGAGTTCATGGCCTCTTTGGCGTAGATGAATCAACACCTTATCCAGATAAG TTTCCCGATGCATACACGCAAACGAAGGCGGAAGCAGAAAAGCTAGTAATCAAAGCCAATAAAGTAAATGGCCTTCTCACTTGTTGTATACGTCCAGGCAGCATTTTTGGTCCTGGTGACATGATAGTGCCAATTTTAGTTTCTTATGGAGGAATTATA TTAATTATTGGCGATGGCAAGAATTGTGATGATTTTGTATATGTTGAGAATGTGGTGCATGGTCATATATGTGCTGAGAAAACTCTTTCGACCAAACATGGTGCAAAGAGAAGTGGAGGCAAA GCCTACTTTATTACTAATATGGAGCCAGTGAATATGTGGGACTTTTTTTATATGTTATTGGAAGAACTTGGATACAAAAG CCGATTCAGACTACGAATAGCTTCATATCTTCTCATGCCTATAACACATCTCGTAGAATGGAGCTACAACAATATATTCTCTCTCTATGGGATGCGGCAACCTGGTGCCCTAACATCCGCAAGAATTAAATATGTGACACTAAATAGAACATTCAACTGCAACAATGCTAGTAAACATCTTGGTTACAGACCAATAGTGTCACTCAAG GAGGGAGTAAACATGACTATTGAATTCTATAAGAAGTTAAGAGCATGA
- the LOC119304981 gene encoding 3beta-hydroxysteroid-dehydrogenase/decarboxylase-like isoform X1: MDLPVDHRNACRRLCAVTGGRGFMARHLVMALLRSGDWRVRITDLGSDAALSPAEDDRLLEAALRDGRATYVPADVCKLEHLTKAFEGVDTVFHTAAPDHSNNNFQLHYKVNVQGTKNVIEACKECKVKKLIYTSSSGVVFDGVHGLFGVDESTPYPDKFPDAYTQTKAEAEKLVIKANKVNGLLTCCIRPGSIFGPGDMIVPILVSYGGIILIIGDGKNCDDFVYVENVVHGHICAEKTLSTKHGAKRSGGKAYFITNMEPVNMWDFFYMLLEELGYKSRFRLRIASYLLMPITHLVEWSYNNIFSLYGMRQPGALTSARIKYVTLNRTFNCNNASKHLGYRPIVSLKVVASNSFDSIVYTCIFHI; encoded by the exons ATGGATCTGCCGGTTGACCACCGGAATGCATGTCGTCGGTTGTGTGCCGTGACCGGCGGGCGGGGATTCATGGCCAGGCACCTGGTGATGGCGCTGCTCCGCTCCGGTGATTGGCGTGTTCGGATCACCGACTTGGGCTCCGACGCTGCCTTGTCACCGGCTGAAGATGATAGGCTTCTTGAAGCAGCCCTCCGCGACGGCCGCGCCACCTACGTCCCGGCTGACGTCTGCAAATTAGAGCATCTTACAAAAG CATTTGAAGGGGTAGATACCGTTTTCCATACTGCTGCGCCAGATCATAGCAACAACAACTTCCAACTTCATTACAAGGTCAACGTCCAGG GGACAAAGAATGTCATCGAGGCTTGTAAGGAATGCAAGGTTAAAAAGCTCATATACACAAGTTCCAGTGGAGTTGTATTCGACGGAGTTCATGGCCTCTTTGGCGTAGATGAATCAACACCTTATCCAGATAAG TTTCCCGATGCATACACGCAAACGAAGGCGGAAGCAGAAAAGCTAGTAATCAAAGCCAATAAAGTAAATGGCCTTCTCACTTGTTGTATACGTCCAGGCAGCATTTTTGGTCCTGGTGACATGATAGTGCCAATTTTAGTTTCTTATGGAGGAATTATA TTAATTATTGGCGATGGCAAGAATTGTGATGATTTTGTATATGTTGAGAATGTGGTGCATGGTCATATATGTGCTGAGAAAACTCTTTCGACCAAACATGGTGCAAAGAGAAGTGGAGGCAAA GCCTACTTTATTACTAATATGGAGCCAGTGAATATGTGGGACTTTTTTTATATGTTATTGGAAGAACTTGGATACAAAAG CCGATTCAGACTACGAATAGCTTCATATCTTCTCATGCCTATAACACATCTCGTAGAATGGAGCTACAACAATATATTCTCTCTCTATGGGATGCGGCAACCTGGTGCCCTAACATCCGCAAGAATTAAATATGTGACACTAAATAGAACATTCAACTGCAACAATGCTAGTAAACATCTTGGTTACAGACCAATAGTGTCACTCAAGGTTGTTGCTTCAAATTCTTTTGATTCAATTGTGTACACTTGTATTTTTCATATATAG